In Kitasatospora sp. NBC_00240, the following are encoded in one genomic region:
- a CDS encoding ester cyclase — MTFVQIVECRTEQPDELNRLMDTWIEQTQGRRTATHSMVGTDRDDAQHVVEIIEFPSYEAAMRNSGLPETDRIFREMVALCQEPPTFTNLDLVRDDQFHKEAARRLLMDPPTGDMTVLDELLAPDYCDHDPTMDGETVGPAAVKRMIEGYRTAFDFTFDIQSQIADRDQVASRWMWRGTHIGEYMGMAPTNKTIECAGMTIFRFEDGMVKEGWWSWDAVAMMRQMGMMPS, encoded by the coding sequence ATGACCTTTGTACAGATCGTCGAGTGTCGTACGGAGCAGCCGGACGAACTGAACCGGCTGATGGACACCTGGATCGAGCAGACCCAGGGCAGGCGCACCGCCACCCACAGCATGGTGGGGACGGACCGGGACGACGCGCAACACGTCGTGGAGATCATCGAATTCCCCTCGTACGAGGCGGCGATGCGCAACTCCGGTCTGCCGGAGACGGACCGGATCTTCCGCGAGATGGTGGCGCTCTGCCAGGAGCCGCCCACCTTCACCAACCTCGACCTGGTCCGCGACGATCAGTTCCACAAGGAGGCGGCCCGCCGCCTCCTGATGGACCCGCCGACGGGTGACATGACCGTCCTCGACGAACTCCTCGCACCGGACTACTGCGACCACGACCCGACGATGGACGGCGAGACGGTCGGCCCCGCCGCCGTCAAGCGGATGATCGAGGGCTACCGCACGGCCTTCGACTTCACCTTCGACATCCAGAGCCAGATCGCCGACCGCGACCAGGTGGCCAGCCGTTGGATGTGGCGTGGCACGCACATCGGCGAGTACATGGGCATGGCGCCCACCAACAAGACCATCGAGTGCGCGGGGATGACGATCTTCCGGTTCGAGGACGGCATGGTGAAGGAAGGCTGGTGGAGCTGGGACGCCGTGGCGATGATGCGGCAGATGGGCATGATGCCCTCCTGA